The Phycisphaerae bacterium sequence AATATGCGGATCATCGCGAGCCCCTCCACGAGAACGCCAGCACAGCGAGTATCAGCGGAATCACAACCCAGCCACCGAGTATCATCCCGAGCAACCATGGCAAACGACCCTCAAATGTCTGTGCCGCGTAGATACCCGCTGGACCGAGCAGATCGAGCGAACGATGGATGCTGCTCACTGCGAGCAGCTTGAACACCTGGAGCGGGTTGGCGAGCGCCGCCGCGAGCAGCTCCTGCGCCGACAGCCGCAGGGCCATGGTGCCGCCCATCAGACCCAGATCACCCAAGAAGACCAGCGCCAGCCAGCCGAAGATGGCCACCCCCAGGGCCAGGGACGTGCTGCGCGCGAGCGTCGAGATGAGCAATCCGACACTGAGCATGGACCAGGCCAACAGGACGCTGAAGCCGAAAATCGTGGCATAGCGCCACAGGCCGGCCGAGGCGCCCCGGGCCCCAAGCAACAGTGCCGTAGCCCCGAAACCCAGTGCCAGGGCCGCCGCCAGGGCCAGTGCCAGCCCCAGCCACTTGCCAAGCAGTACCTCCCAACGGGTGACCGGCTGCGCCAGTAGCGTCTCCAGTGTCCCGCGTTCGCGCTCGCCGGCGATGCAACTCGCACCGGCAGTAAGTGCCATAAGCGGCACGATGAGCAGCACGAGATTGACCAGGCTGGCGGCCGTGCGGCCGAAGCCGGCGAAACCGTAGCGACCAGTGCCGGCCAGTGCGACAAACGACAGGCTCAACGACAGAAACGCGAAGCACAGGGCGTAGAGGAGAAACCAGCGATTCCGCAGGGCGGCGGCGACTTCGCGGGTCGCCACGACGAGCACGACGCCAGGCGCCCGGCGGGCGCGCGGCAACGCTGGCGTGAGGCACTCAATCGTGCTCATGACAATCTGCCTCCAGTTCAAAGTCGTTCACGGCGATGCCGGCGCGCGTCAGCACCTGAATAGGCGCGGCCTTGTTGGTGTACGCGATGGCCACGCGCAGGGAGCCGCAATTCGGCTGCACGACATAGCCAGCCGCCCGCAACACGGTCGAAGCCGCGTCATGGTGTTCACGGGCAAGCCTCAGCCGCAACATCGGACCCGAGGTAGTCCGGGACATGTGCGCCGCGGTTGGACCGTCGGAAATCACGCGGCCGTGCTCGAGCACGATGACGCGGTCCGCCAAGGCCGCCACTTCCTCCGAGCGATGTGTCGAGTAGAGCAGTGTCTTCCCGGCCTGTTTCAAGTGCCGCAGCAGGTCGAGGAAGGACCGTCGCGCGGCGACGTCGAGGTTGGAGGTCGGCTCGTCCAGCAGCAGGAGCGGCGGGTCGGCAAGTAGCGCGACGGCCAGCGCCAAACGCTGCTTCATGCCGCCGGATAGCGCTCCGACACGCTTCTCTGCGTGTTCCGTCAGGCCGACCTGAGAGAGCACTTCCGCCGCACGCCGCGTCGAGACGCGCTTGATCCGGGCGAAGAACGCGGCGGTGCCCAGGGTTGAGATGTCGGGGTCGAAGGCCAGCTCTTGGGAGACGTAGCCCACGAGTCGTCGAGCCTGTTTGCCGCGGCGCCGCGCGTCGATGGAGCCGATCTGAATGTCGCCCTGACTGCGGTGCAGACCGAGGAGGCACTTGATGATCGTGGTCTTGCCGGCGCCATTGGCACCCCACAGCGCCACCGCCTGACCGGGAGGCACGCTGAAGGACACATTGTCGACGGCCAGCAGGTTGCGGAAGCGTTTGTGCAGGCCTGCGACAGTGAGGATTGCTGCGCTGGGGACGACCGGCACACTTGTCGTCACCGTGTGTGCCGACCCGGCGGAAGCACAGCGCACGGAGATTCCGCGCGACGCGGCGAACACCAGGCTGCCGGCCGCGAGCAACGCCACCCCGAGAATGGACATCGGGCCCTGCACAGCGTGTCGCGGGGCCGCGGCGGTGGTCGCGACGGGTCGCATGAGCGGAGCTGTGTCGGTGAGGCGCGGCTCGGGGCGCATGACCGGGAACGCGCGGGCCGCGAAAT is a genomic window containing:
- a CDS encoding ABC transporter permease, with the translated sequence MSTIECLTPALPRARRAPGVVLVVATREVAAALRNRWFLLYALCFAFLSLSLSFVALAGTGRYGFAGFGRTAASLVNLVLLIVPLMALTAGASCIAGERERGTLETLLAQPVTRWEVLLGKWLGLALALAAALALGFGATALLLGARGASAGLWRYATIFGFSVLLAWSMLSVGLLISTLARSTSLALGVAIFGWLALVFLGDLGLMGGTMALRLSAQELLAAALANPLQVFKLLAVSSIHRSLDLLGPAGIYAAQTFEGRLPWLLGMILGGWVVIPLILAVLAFSWRGSR